One region of Chanodichthys erythropterus isolate Z2021 chromosome 19, ASM2448905v1, whole genome shotgun sequence genomic DNA includes:
- the ddit4 gene encoding DNA damage-inducible transcript 4 protein: MQEQLISSLSSEDSSLPSTPTSDAPSKRLSWSKLMQKLHSSQSLDSDSDTHSSTDDASDAGSLTLQDLSESDLFFDPTEEALCKEVVQLIALNLTDAKDGVLHCSKLLIPEKLLEHIGHELVHLSVSEPCGLRGALIDLCVEQDGGCEAAGQIAVDPYLVPTFHLTLVLRLDSRGLWPKIQGLFTGRSPSSPVVRRALKLSTGFRVIKRKLYSSEELLIEEC, translated from the exons ATGCAGGAACAGCTGATTTCCAGTCTTTCATCTGAAGACTCCAGTCTTCCATCCACTCCAACATCTGACGCTCCTTCCAAGCGCTTGTCCTGGAGCAAACTAATGCAGAAACTGCACAGCAGCCAAAGCCTGGACTCTGATTCAGACACACACAGCAGCACAGATGATGCATCAGATGCAG GTTCCTTAACCCTACAAGATCTGTCAGAATCTGATCTGTTTTTCGACCCCACCGAAGAGGCGTTGTGCAAAGAAGTGGTGCAACTCATCGCACTTAACCTGACTGACGCCAAAGATGGCGTCCTGCACTGCTCCAAACTCCTTATTCCCGAGAAACTCCTGGAGCACATCGGCCATGAGCTGGTGCACCTGTCCGTCAGCGAGCCCTGCGGCCTGCGCGGCGCGCTCATCGACCTGTGCGTGGAGCAGGACGGCGGCTGCGAGGCCGCTGGGCAGATCGCCGTGGACCCTTATCTGGTGCCCACCTTCCACCTGACCCTAGTGCTGCGGCTGGACTCCAGGGGTCTCTGGCCGAAAATCCAGGGGCTTTTCACGGGCAGATCCCCGTCGTCTCCGGTTGTTAGACGTGCACTTAAACTGAGCACTGGATTTAGAGTTATTAAAAGAAAACTGTACAGCTCTGAAGAGCTTTTGATTGAAGAATGCTGA